In Alteromonas naphthalenivorans, one DNA window encodes the following:
- a CDS encoding LysR family transcriptional regulator encodes MNSKQLQYFLTTVHKGSIAGAARELDIAQPAISQQLASLEREMGAQLLSRTFSGVTLTPAGDLFLTHATRLMDDINNAKSELRELVGKTAGTVKVGMLPSIGNVLSMPLIAEVKQNHPKLKLEISTGPSYSVKGWLEGRQVDIALTYEQDVDPRFMTVSPVIRENLHLVMANQATSSEYSHLAGRESIPFWALSQFPLLSPGNKDALGKLIEHYEKATGVNLQHNLAYSGQLMTGLRQVMQGEGVMILPTSAIFHLEESGLVSTLKIVEPEMQRLVLAATNKTSPLNEAVLKMLKVIKQVVASEQALQHWRGSLAFTDQSEMKGVLASGSLMSS; translated from the coding sequence TTGAACTCTAAGCAACTTCAGTATTTTTTAACCACAGTACACAAAGGCAGTATTGCAGGTGCAGCACGTGAGCTTGATATCGCTCAACCTGCCATTAGTCAGCAATTAGCAAGCCTCGAAAGAGAGATGGGGGCGCAGTTGCTAAGTCGAACCTTCTCTGGGGTAACGTTAACCCCAGCGGGCGATTTGTTTCTCACCCACGCCACCAGGCTCATGGATGATATCAATAACGCTAAATCTGAACTGCGAGAGTTAGTGGGGAAAACGGCGGGTACTGTAAAAGTGGGTATGCTTCCGTCTATCGGCAATGTACTTTCCATGCCGCTTATTGCAGAAGTAAAGCAAAACCACCCAAAACTAAAATTGGAAATAAGTACTGGCCCTTCGTATTCAGTAAAGGGGTGGTTAGAAGGGCGGCAAGTCGATATTGCATTAACCTACGAGCAAGACGTTGACCCAAGGTTTATGACGGTTTCACCGGTTATTCGTGAAAACTTGCACTTGGTAATGGCTAATCAAGCAACATCCAGTGAGTACAGCCACCTTGCGGGCAGAGAAAGTATCCCGTTTTGGGCGTTGAGCCAATTCCCTCTATTATCGCCTGGCAATAAAGACGCATTAGGCAAGCTTATCGAACATTATGAAAAAGCGACGGGTGTCAATTTGCAGCATAATTTAGCCTATTCGGGGCAGTTGATGACAGGGTTGCGACAAGTTATGCAAGGAGAAGGGGTAATGATACTACCAACATCGGCCATTTTTCATCTTGAAGAATCGGGCTTGGTTTCTACGTTAAAAATAGTTGAGCCGGAAATGCAGCGATTGGTGCTAGCTGCGACTAACAAAACGAGCCCGTTAAACGAAGCCGTCTTAAAAATGCTTAAAGTGATAAAACAAGTTGTCGCCAGTGAGCAGGCGCTGCAACACTGGCGAGGCTCCTTAGCGTTTACTGATCAGTCAGAAATGAAAGGCGTATTGGCTTCTGGAAGTCTAATGTCGAGTTGA
- a CDS encoding endonuclease/exonuclease/phosphatase family protein — translation MCRIISYNIHSGLGRDKLQNYHRIGQFLAESGADIVLLQEMDTRPSERAIERDIEDICAKNVYNLVSAPALHEPSGWYGNAILSRFNVIEQETFDVSQQGRQPRNVQVVVLQTDKGPLTVVNTHKGLKRLERRSQFALLHDYLEQRMQAHPMPLVLAGDFNEWQFFSRAFTSLNKLLNQHKVGATFPSQFPIFSLDRVWVSDDITVSECKKLTSKKASVFSDHLPVQLDIRLPEANTPFISD, via the coding sequence ATGTGCCGCATAATTAGTTACAACATTCATAGTGGGCTAGGCAGGGACAAGTTACAAAATTATCACCGAATTGGGCAATTTCTAGCTGAATCGGGTGCCGATATTGTACTTTTACAAGAGATGGATACACGCCCATCCGAGCGTGCGATTGAGCGAGATATTGAAGATATTTGTGCTAAAAATGTCTACAACTTGGTGTCTGCCCCTGCCCTGCATGAGCCAAGCGGATGGTATGGCAACGCTATATTGTCGCGCTTCAACGTTATTGAACAAGAAACCTTTGACGTAAGCCAGCAGGGGCGACAGCCCAGAAATGTGCAAGTGGTAGTGTTACAAACTGACAAAGGACCCCTTACTGTCGTTAACACCCATAAAGGACTTAAGCGATTAGAGCGCCGCTCGCAATTCGCATTGTTGCATGATTATCTTGAGCAAAGGATGCAAGCCCATCCCATGCCATTGGTATTGGCGGGAGACTTCAATGAGTGGCAATTCTTTTCACGGGCTTTCACCTCGTTGAACAAGCTTTTGAATCAACATAAGGTAGGCGCTACCTTCCCGAGTCAATTTCCAATTTTCTCTTTAGATCGTGTGTGGGTAAGTGACGACATCACGGTTTCAGAATGCAAAAAGCTGACATCAAAAAAGGCGAGCGTCTTTTCTGACCACCTGCCAGTTCAACTCGACATTAGACTTCCAGAAGCCAATACGCCTTTCATTTCTGACTGA
- a CDS encoding VTT domain-containing protein, translated as MVDNNNIFKPGENCWVSSKANFVAPLIDCGNYYKALHSAIVKAKHSIFIIGWDIDSRIRLLRGDDEANSEAPSVVSDLLAWKAENNPDLNIYLLRWDSSLAFFSKREMWAKEVWEEKTPDNVQTELDDTIPMGGSQHQKIIVIDDELVFSGGMDISTNRWDTRDHPVVSEERDGPDGEYPPLHDVQMVSSGPVVADFSKLVRWRWLRVAESEPVEIRAQADTSVDGPIPDTWPEGFPPIFEEVDCALARTIPFMDEVEPAQEVRTMLLDLIGQAESLIYIENQFTTRQEIAEALNKRMKARPDLHVIIVSSYEPKGKFECEAFWASRIEFKSILEKDIDPKRVKLTYSSCEDLQGRKAYKRIHSKVMTVDDKYLVIGSSNLSNRSMTLDTEIDVVLSGNSELNRAAILNVRNDLLAEHTGRDISDMPALFAEEYPVEALIHGQIAHGYVLTEVRDEVFTTQSVNNVFRSLSDPEEPLISMPSFDGGALPARNPRRRTIMIMLGLAVIAVLGGLMFWASQSISWLSGESINAFLEKSRGTYFALPTVLLVYVVGGILFFPVTVLSLAVAAIFGPIWGPIYGIMGALLSSAILFAIGKLSGDAGLRKVGGPKVEALDEKLKQSGIVGVAAIRMLPIAPFSLVNLVAGISSIGLLQFLIGTFFGMFPPMIAKGLVGDSITQIFRNPSVETISYLVGGIVLWGLMIWGSQKFARYYQESRQKRASESKECAA; from the coding sequence ATGGTTGATAACAATAATATATTCAAACCAGGTGAAAACTGTTGGGTTAGCAGCAAAGCAAATTTTGTTGCGCCACTCATAGATTGTGGTAACTATTACAAAGCGCTACACAGCGCTATTGTAAAAGCCAAACACAGTATTTTTATCATTGGGTGGGACATTGATAGCCGGATACGCCTTTTAAGAGGTGATGACGAAGCAAACAGTGAAGCCCCGAGTGTTGTCAGTGATTTACTTGCATGGAAAGCAGAAAATAACCCCGACTTAAACATTTACCTGCTACGCTGGGATTCTTCTCTCGCATTTTTCTCTAAACGAGAAATGTGGGCAAAAGAAGTGTGGGAAGAAAAAACCCCAGATAACGTGCAAACCGAGCTTGATGACACCATCCCTATGGGCGGCAGTCAGCACCAAAAAATTATCGTGATTGATGATGAGCTGGTTTTCTCTGGTGGCATGGATATTTCAACGAATCGCTGGGACACCCGTGACCACCCCGTAGTATCTGAAGAACGAGATGGGCCCGACGGTGAGTACCCTCCGCTACACGATGTGCAAATGGTATCTTCCGGTCCAGTAGTGGCTGATTTTTCTAAACTGGTTCGTTGGAGGTGGTTGCGGGTTGCCGAAAGTGAACCGGTAGAGATTCGCGCCCAAGCCGATACGTCTGTAGATGGTCCTATTCCCGACACGTGGCCTGAAGGTTTTCCGCCCATCTTTGAAGAAGTCGACTGTGCGCTAGCTAGAACAATTCCGTTTATGGACGAAGTTGAGCCAGCGCAAGAAGTACGCACCATGCTACTTGATTTAATCGGTCAAGCCGAGTCGCTTATCTACATTGAGAATCAATTTACTACTCGTCAGGAAATTGCCGAAGCGTTGAACAAACGTATGAAGGCACGTCCTGACTTACACGTCATTATTGTCAGTTCTTACGAGCCTAAAGGTAAATTCGAATGTGAAGCCTTTTGGGCAAGTCGCATAGAATTTAAATCTATTCTTGAAAAAGACATCGACCCTAAAAGAGTAAAGTTGACTTACTCGTCGTGCGAAGACTTACAAGGCAGAAAAGCCTACAAGCGCATACATTCTAAGGTAATGACCGTTGACGACAAATACTTAGTGATAGGATCGTCTAACCTAAGTAACCGTTCTATGACACTAGATACAGAAATTGACGTTGTGCTTAGCGGCAACAGCGAGCTAAACCGAGCGGCAATTTTGAATGTTCGTAACGATTTACTTGCTGAGCATACCGGTAGAGATATCTCAGATATGCCTGCACTGTTTGCAGAAGAATATCCTGTTGAAGCATTAATCCATGGGCAAATTGCACACGGATATGTATTAACCGAAGTTCGTGATGAAGTTTTCACTACGCAGTCAGTGAATAATGTATTTCGTTCTTTATCAGATCCAGAGGAGCCTTTAATTTCTATGCCTTCTTTTGATGGTGGGGCGCTACCCGCGCGTAACCCAAGACGTAGAACTATTATGATCATGTTGGGGCTAGCCGTTATTGCTGTGCTCGGTGGCCTGATGTTCTGGGCGAGCCAATCCATTTCGTGGTTAAGTGGTGAGAGTATTAATGCGTTCCTTGAAAAGAGCAGAGGCACTTACTTTGCACTGCCTACGGTATTATTGGTTTATGTAGTGGGAGGCATACTCTTCTTCCCCGTTACCGTATTGTCATTAGCGGTTGCCGCTATCTTCGGCCCTATTTGGGGGCCAATATACGGCATCATGGGTGCCCTGCTAAGCTCTGCTATTTTATTTGCTATCGGTAAACTTTCTGGTGACGCTGGCCTTCGGAAGGTGGGTGGACCGAAAGTAGAAGCATTGGATGAGAAACTGAAACAAAGTGGAATAGTGGGTGTTGCTGCCATTAGAATGTTGCCTATTGCCCCCTTTAGCTTAGTAAACTTAGTTGCAGGTATTTCATCAATTGGTTTATTACAGTTTCTGATCGGTACTTTCTTTGGCATGTTCCCCCCAATGATTGCGAAAGGATTGGTAGGTGACTCTATAACTCAAATCTTCCGCAACCCGTCGGTTGAAACCATTAGCTATTTAGTAGGCGGTATTGTGCTTTGGGGCTTAATGATTTGGGGCTCTCAAAAGTTCGCTCGCTATTATCAAGAATCTCGTCAAAAACGTGCATCGGAAAGTAAAGAATGTGCCGCATAA
- a CDS encoding GGDEF domain-containing protein, producing MLYFFLATCIIVSIAVCAALCGYFTIKTVYQKKTIFRYWSIASGLLCGSLISRLSDTLYALPSSYFILGLIALVVGFYQVFLGLESLQKHKDYKLNRHALPVLGVGVSGICVLWSMPALAESVAMFFCAALVLLSEGVLYNDNRVKEEKRALLRHLLLISSFSLFLHGTVSVVNSITGGMDDLSLLYKLTSVLMVITAALIVLSLTRCSTEPKSQSLYHRPLRGSGAVLLKRDDFIQQSIKKLQQTNKHENVLLLVEIDGYQDVIDNYGASAGESASSQVGQSLIHFTRSNDIAGQISESKFAIMLSGVTIDSVHVVADRLVKQVFSKNVQTLDSAPMFTASIGIAPSSDIVFSWQQGEPFDEYSIKRHDGTSLVYMLSPFKTATL from the coding sequence GTGTTGTACTTTTTTCTAGCCACCTGCATTATTGTTTCTATCGCGGTATGTGCGGCACTTTGCGGCTACTTCACGATAAAAACGGTTTATCAGAAAAAAACAATATTTCGCTACTGGTCAATTGCCAGTGGCTTGCTTTGCGGTAGTTTAATTTCACGTCTTAGCGATACCCTATATGCACTCCCTTCTTCATATTTCATTTTGGGGCTTATAGCTCTTGTAGTCGGTTTCTATCAGGTCTTTTTGGGGTTGGAATCGCTACAAAAACACAAAGACTACAAACTTAACCGCCATGCACTTCCTGTCCTAGGGGTAGGAGTTAGTGGAATTTGTGTATTGTGGTCAATGCCTGCGCTGGCCGAATCTGTGGCTATGTTTTTTTGTGCTGCACTTGTGCTGTTAAGTGAGGGCGTGCTTTACAATGATAATAGAGTAAAAGAGGAAAAGCGTGCCTTGCTCCGCCATTTGCTGCTTATTTCGTCTTTTTCACTTTTCTTACATGGCACGGTATCGGTGGTAAATTCAATTACCGGTGGTATGGATGACTTGTCGTTGCTGTACAAGCTCACCTCTGTGCTGATGGTGATAACCGCTGCATTAATCGTTTTATCGTTGACGCGATGTAGCACAGAGCCAAAATCTCAATCACTTTATCATCGTCCGCTTAGAGGCTCTGGTGCGGTTTTACTAAAACGTGACGACTTTATTCAACAATCCATTAAAAAGCTTCAACAAACTAACAAACATGAAAATGTACTGTTGCTAGTTGAAATAGATGGCTACCAAGACGTGATAGATAACTACGGCGCGAGTGCCGGTGAAAGCGCCAGTTCTCAAGTGGGGCAGTCTCTTATTCATTTTACCCGTTCAAATGATATAGCGGGGCAAATAAGCGAAAGTAAGTTTGCGATTATGCTAAGCGGTGTCACTATTGACTCGGTTCATGTGGTTGCTGATAGATTGGTAAAACAAGTATTTTCCAAAAATGTCCAAACGCTAGACAGCGCGCCCATGTTTACTGCCAGTATCGGGATTGCGCCTTCCTCAGATATCGTATTCTCGTGGCAACAAGGAGAGCCGTTCGATGAATACAGCATAAAACGACATGACGGTACTAGTTTAGTCTACATGCTGTCACCATTTAAAACGGCCACACTGTAA
- a CDS encoding monovalent cation:proton antiporter-2 (CPA2) family protein, whose translation MLTLALIYLGAALIAVPIAKRLGLGSVLGYLIAGILIGPFVLSLVGDQTEVMHFAEFGVVMMLFLIGLELQPSRLWTLRHSIVGLGGLQVLLSTGAIFAITYYGLGLAWQSALAIGLMLALSSTAIVIQSLEEKGWLKLDAGQNSFSVLLFQDIAVIPILALMPLLSFLPASAVDGSNHSLVSDWSAMGKVGISIAVIVTIILAGKYISTPIFRYISQTHMREIFTVFALFLVIAIALLMQTVGLSPALGTFLAGVVLAESEFRHELEADIEPFKGLLLGLFFVTVGASIDFGLLAENSLLILLLVVGLVAIKGLVLYGLAHLFSINSRQRLLFTLALAQGGEFAFVLLSLSRELSILSSQEANIVTLVVALSMVITPLLLMVYDRAQKFQKSSAPAFDKPEEIEASRHVIIAGYGRFGQVIGRLLKAQGYEVSVLDHSPSQIDLLRRFGNKVFYGDAARKELLEAAGANSADLLVIAIDDPHKTIEIIDIARKHYPNLKLAVRARDRRHAYELIRMKVGTFNRETFDSALVLAVESLKLLRNDDIDAERAGRLFREHDVESMNLLAELWGDDHSYGVAIKQRMDDLTQVLAQDTEAQDMFNTCDSTRDPNKANEAKEG comes from the coding sequence ATGCTAACACTTGCTCTTATCTACCTTGGTGCTGCGCTAATCGCTGTACCTATTGCTAAACGATTGGGTTTGGGCTCAGTGCTAGGCTATCTCATTGCTGGGATTTTAATTGGTCCATTTGTTTTATCGCTAGTGGGCGACCAAACCGAAGTGATGCACTTCGCTGAGTTTGGGGTAGTGATGATGCTGTTTCTTATTGGGCTTGAGTTGCAACCTTCCCGATTATGGACCTTAAGGCATTCAATCGTGGGGCTAGGAGGACTACAAGTGTTGCTCTCGACCGGGGCTATTTTTGCCATCACCTATTATGGATTGGGGCTTGCTTGGCAAAGCGCATTGGCAATTGGCTTGATGCTAGCGCTCTCTTCAACCGCTATTGTTATCCAATCTCTGGAAGAAAAAGGCTGGTTAAAATTAGACGCCGGCCAAAATAGTTTCTCGGTTCTTTTATTTCAAGACATCGCCGTTATTCCTATATTGGCACTTATGCCGCTACTTTCATTCCTTCCCGCTAGTGCCGTTGATGGGTCTAACCACTCACTGGTATCGGATTGGTCTGCCATGGGTAAAGTGGGTATTTCTATTGCCGTGATTGTTACCATTATTCTGGCGGGCAAATACATTTCCACCCCCATATTCAGGTACATCTCCCAAACTCATATGCGAGAAATATTCACGGTTTTCGCGCTATTCTTAGTGATTGCAATAGCACTACTGATGCAGACCGTCGGCCTTTCCCCAGCATTAGGCACCTTCTTGGCGGGCGTGGTGCTTGCAGAGAGTGAATTTAGACATGAACTTGAAGCTGATATTGAGCCCTTCAAAGGGCTGTTACTAGGGCTATTTTTCGTTACCGTTGGCGCATCGATTGATTTCGGATTATTAGCTGAGAACAGTTTACTTATATTACTGCTGGTTGTTGGTCTTGTGGCTATTAAAGGTTTAGTGCTTTATGGCTTAGCCCATCTCTTTTCGATTAATTCTCGTCAGCGACTATTGTTCACTTTAGCCCTAGCACAAGGTGGGGAATTTGCCTTCGTGCTACTTTCACTATCTCGAGAGTTGAGTATTTTAAGTTCTCAGGAAGCCAATATTGTTACCTTAGTCGTGGCACTTTCCATGGTTATTACCCCATTACTATTAATGGTTTACGACCGTGCACAGAAATTTCAAAAGTCATCAGCACCTGCATTTGATAAGCCTGAGGAAATAGAGGCTTCTCGACATGTGATTATTGCGGGCTACGGTAGATTTGGGCAAGTTATTGGACGACTGTTAAAGGCCCAAGGTTATGAAGTAAGCGTACTTGATCACAGCCCTAGCCAAATCGACTTGTTGAGACGCTTCGGTAACAAAGTCTTCTACGGCGACGCCGCCAGAAAAGAATTATTAGAAGCGGCAGGGGCAAATTCTGCCGACCTGCTTGTTATTGCCATAGATGACCCGCACAAAACAATCGAAATTATCGACATTGCTCGTAAGCATTACCCAAATTTGAAGTTAGCGGTACGGGCTAGGGACAGGCGCCATGCTTATGAACTTATTCGTATGAAAGTCGGCACCTTTAACCGAGAAACTTTCGACTCTGCATTGGTACTCGCGGTTGAATCATTAAAATTATTGAGGAACGATGATATCGATGCCGAACGCGCAGGAAGGCTATTTAGAGAACATGATGTTGAATCCATGAACCTACTTGCTGAATTGTGGGGTGATGACCACTCTTATGGCGTCGCAATTAAACAGCGGATGGATGACCTCACCCAAGTATTAGCACAAGATACTGAAGCACAAGATATGTTTAATACCTGTGATAGTACTCGAGACCCTAATAAAGCTAACGAGGCGAAAGAAGGATGA
- a CDS encoding porin family protein, translating into MKNTLTALAGIAALTSFGSFAQSNDYSLDESGFYVGGNYGYLRVEGEDDFDDDKDVWQGLVGYKFNEWVAVEGSFIDFGDYGNDIAGGDTDGYTAAIKGTLPITDRFSLYAKAGQLWSETEYNLGGVSSDYDDESLFVGAGLSYAITKNFLVNAEYTVYDAELDAEEAVDDIDDTNFETDLKQASIGVEYRF; encoded by the coding sequence ATGAAAAACACACTTACAGCACTTGCTGGTATTGCAGCACTTACATCATTCGGTAGTTTTGCTCAGTCAAACGACTACTCTCTCGACGAAAGTGGTTTCTATGTTGGTGGTAACTACGGATACCTTCGCGTAGAAGGTGAAGACGATTTTGATGACGACAAAGATGTATGGCAAGGACTTGTCGGTTATAAGTTCAACGAATGGGTTGCGGTAGAAGGTAGTTTTATCGACTTCGGTGACTATGGCAACGACATTGCTGGCGGAGATACCGATGGGTACACGGCGGCGATTAAAGGAACTCTTCCAATAACAGACCGTTTTTCACTGTACGCTAAAGCGGGACAGTTGTGGTCAGAAACAGAATATAACCTAGGCGGTGTTTCTAGTGACTATGACGACGAAAGTCTTTTCGTTGGCGCAGGCTTAAGTTATGCCATCACAAAAAACTTTTTGGTTAACGCCGAATACACAGTGTATGACGCCGAGCTAGATGCAGAAGAAGCCGTAGATGATATCGACGATACTAACTTTGAGACAGATTTAAAGCAGGCAAGCATCGGTGTTGAATATCGATTCTAA
- the katG gene encoding catalase/peroxidase HPI, with product MKITRVRKATLAGLISLALGTSHSFANNEISKPAGAKGSGMVQPFQARTNNFWWPEQLNLSQLRDHDSRSNPLGDDFDYAKAFSSLDLDQVKADVNELLTTSQDWWPADYGNYGPFFIRLSWHSAGTYRTLDGRGGGDGGQMRFDPLNSWPDNASLDKARRLLWPIKQKYGKALSWGDLMILAGTVGMENMGFDTYGYAGGRTDDWEPDMVYWGPEVEMLASDREEKGGELQRPLGATHMGLIYVNPEGPKGVPDPLGSAKNIRTAFNRMAMNDEETVALIAGGHTFGKMHGAHKPADCLEAEPGGAGVEEQGLGWKNNCGKGHSEDTVTSGLEGAWTQLPTRWTSLYLQNLLGFEWEQTRSPAGAIQWIPTDESAQTAVPDAHVEGKRHAPVMTTADLALKYDPEYRKIAERFLADPKEYQTAFAKAWFKLTHRDMGPKARYLGNDIPEENFVWQDPVTITDHKLVSDGDAKKLKATILDSGLSVQQLVKTAWGSAASFRASDYRGGANGARIALAPQMDWSVNEPETVKAVIAKLKEIQKDFNGGKSSSPKISLADLIVLAGGAAIEKAAADAGVEISVPFVPGRGDATQAQTDVNSFSLLEPTADAFRNYYNADTSYRSPAEMLVDKADQLNLTVPEMTVLIGGMRSLGANNGNSTHGVFTNKVGALNNDFFTTLLDMNVKWRKTDDAAVYEGINRKTGEVLYSATPVDLVFGSNSELRAVSEVYAYDNAKTKFVEDFVDAWIKVMTLDRFDLRHDLSSPLNQ from the coding sequence ATGAAAATTACCAGGGTACGCAAGGCTACATTAGCAGGCTTGATTTCATTGGCACTAGGTACGTCGCATTCATTTGCTAACAATGAAATTAGCAAACCAGCCGGCGCAAAAGGGTCTGGCATGGTTCAGCCTTTTCAGGCTAGAACGAATAATTTTTGGTGGCCAGAACAATTAAACCTATCTCAACTTCGTGATCACGACAGCCGCTCAAACCCGCTAGGCGATGACTTTGACTACGCAAAAGCATTCTCTTCACTCGATTTAGACCAAGTTAAAGCGGATGTGAATGAATTGCTGACGACCTCTCAAGATTGGTGGCCTGCAGATTATGGAAACTATGGTCCATTCTTTATCCGACTTTCATGGCATAGTGCGGGGACATATCGTACGTTAGATGGTCGAGGCGGGGGCGATGGTGGCCAAATGCGTTTCGACCCGCTCAATAGCTGGCCTGATAATGCAAGCCTAGATAAAGCGCGCCGATTGCTTTGGCCAATAAAGCAAAAGTACGGGAAAGCATTATCTTGGGGTGACCTTATGATACTTGCCGGCACGGTAGGTATGGAAAACATGGGTTTTGATACCTATGGTTATGCGGGTGGTCGTACCGACGACTGGGAACCTGATATGGTTTATTGGGGACCTGAAGTAGAAATGCTGGCTAGCGATCGAGAAGAAAAGGGCGGAGAGTTGCAACGCCCATTAGGCGCGACGCACATGGGTTTAATTTACGTTAATCCGGAAGGGCCTAAAGGTGTGCCTGATCCTTTGGGTTCAGCGAAGAACATTCGCACCGCATTTAATCGCATGGCCATGAATGATGAAGAAACAGTGGCGCTTATCGCTGGCGGTCATACATTTGGCAAAATGCATGGCGCTCACAAGCCTGCAGACTGTTTAGAAGCAGAACCTGGTGGTGCAGGTGTGGAAGAACAAGGCCTTGGTTGGAAGAACAACTGTGGCAAAGGACATTCTGAAGACACAGTGACTAGTGGTTTAGAAGGTGCTTGGACCCAACTTCCTACCCGTTGGACCAGTTTATATCTGCAAAACTTGCTTGGTTTTGAGTGGGAACAAACTCGCAGCCCGGCAGGCGCTATTCAATGGATACCAACTGATGAGTCTGCGCAAACAGCAGTGCCAGACGCTCATGTAGAAGGGAAGCGACATGCTCCGGTTATGACAACGGCCGATCTCGCGCTTAAGTATGACCCAGAATATCGTAAGATAGCAGAACGCTTCCTTGCTGATCCAAAAGAATATCAAACCGCCTTTGCTAAGGCTTGGTTCAAGCTAACCCACCGCGATATGGGCCCTAAAGCACGTTATCTTGGTAACGATATTCCTGAAGAAAATTTTGTATGGCAAGACCCAGTAACCATTACTGATCACAAGCTAGTTAGTGATGGCGACGCGAAAAAGTTAAAAGCAACTATTTTAGATTCGGGGCTTAGCGTACAACAGTTAGTTAAAACAGCCTGGGGCTCGGCGGCAAGTTTTCGAGCATCTGACTACCGAGGTGGCGCAAATGGTGCTCGTATTGCACTTGCACCACAAATGGATTGGTCGGTAAATGAACCTGAAACCGTTAAAGCTGTGATCGCTAAATTAAAAGAAATTCAAAAAGACTTTAATGGCGGTAAGTCATCAAGTCCTAAAATTTCGTTGGCTGACCTCATTGTATTAGCAGGTGGGGCGGCTATTGAAAAAGCGGCTGCCGATGCAGGCGTTGAAATTTCGGTACCGTTCGTACCAGGGCGAGGTGATGCAACCCAAGCGCAAACTGATGTGAACTCGTTCTCACTGTTAGAGCCAACGGCTGATGCATTCCGCAACTACTACAATGCAGATACTAGCTATCGTTCACCTGCAGAAATGCTGGTAGATAAAGCAGACCAACTTAACTTAACCGTTCCAGAAATGACGGTACTAATTGGTGGTATGCGTTCGTTAGGTGCGAATAACGGCAATAGCACTCACGGTGTTTTCACTAATAAGGTAGGTGCGCTCAACAATGATTTCTTTACCACATTGCTTGATATGAATGTGAAGTGGAGAAAAACAGACGACGCCGCTGTTTATGAGGGCATAAACCGTAAAACGGGTGAGGTACTCTACTCGGCTACACCTGTTGATTTAGTATTTGGTTCAAATAGTGAATTGCGTGCAGTGTCTGAAGTTTACGCTTACGACAACGCGAAAACTAAATTTGTAGAGGATTTTGTAGATGCGTGGATAAAAGTGATGACCCTTGATCGCTTCGATTTACGTCATGACTTAAGCAGCCCTTTAAATCAGTAA